A region of the Mus musculus strain C57BL/6J chromosome X, GRCm38.p6 C57BL/6J genome:
AGACCAATCCTAACTTATTTGGTGGGAGCAATGGAGTACATTAGGTCTCCACACTGTGAGGGCCGTGAATTTATGGTTTGCTCAGAACATTTCTGTCCTCTCCATGTTCAAGTGGTTGACCTTTCTAAAGTTAatttgtttctccatctgtgcCATGCATTTCAGGAGGACATGGAGAATAGGCTTGATGCCACCCAAGAGTGCTCAACCCTTTGCATTGCTCAATACTGCCCTTTGTTCAGCTTCTCCTGCGTGCTATTTATTCATTTCGAAACTCCTTTGCTGATCGAAATAATATTGTATGTTCTTTTGCTGGTAACATGGAAAAACCGGATGGttagaaagaaaactacatttGTGGATATATCTGCATTTTACTCATCAGAATAACAgcatttgaaatatttaattATGCTGTTAGTTTTTCTGACTCTTGCAAGATGATTAAAAATGCTTGAAATTGAAGAGTGAAGAAAACAGAGCTTTTCctaatggatccccagatatctTCATCTGTGCTAATTTAATTCAAACTTAGTAGAAATTGAACAGAGTAGATTGATCAATGTATTGATACCAATTCCCATTTTATGTAATCACTTTAGCAGCCTGGTAGTTTCAGATGGATTTGGGCCCATCTGAAAAGAATCTTtgatattacatttttattttttaaaaaaagcagtgCTACTTATTACATACACAGTAGTCATTTACCATGTAACTGAGGAAATGGAAGCTATGTCATTTCTCTATTTTCAGAGTGGGTCACCAAGACTCAGAACCAACTGGTTCTCCTATGCTTATatagcaaagaaataataaagcttGGTTTTGGTTCTAACTTTTTTTACCCCCTGAATTTGTTTGTGTAAAGAAATTACTTTTGCAAATAACTTGAATTTTAGGCCAAAATTCAGCTGGTTTGCTTTCACCTTCCTTCTTGGTATCTTTTTAATCTCATAACCATTTCAAGCTAGTGCTAGAGTATactgaagggaggaggggaggacaatGAAGCAAGAGAGGTCTCTTGGCATTTTGTTCCCTGTGGTGAGCCTTCTTTTGTGTCCAGCTTGGAGAGTCAGGCCTGAGGACAAATAGATTGGTTAAATCTAAAGAATTTGTTTTATGCCTGTCTCTTCCTGTTGAACcctatatattttcttctactcCTCATTGGCTGCTCCTTGGGCATTTTAGCCTTCCTAGCTCTGCTGTAGTCTTGGGGCCTACTGGTGATCTGAGAGCGTTGAAGGTATGCAAGATGGAGTCAATTTTGTTGGCAGTACTGCAGCCTATGACTGTTGTTAAGTTCAGCCCTGTGTGTTCAAGCAGGGAGGCAATGACAAACGGTTTATTGTAAGGCCTTTGATTTCCCTCGGAATTGTAAGCATCTAGGCTGACTCATCTCTCAAaagctcccccctcctctctctccctctcctttttggGCTGATGATGATTTGAGGTTTCACTGTTTGTTCTTACCTTTCTTTCTGTGGAGGGGAGGGATTTATTTCCATCCTGTATTTTTGAGGAGAGAagcagctctgctctctgggtgaACAGCTCTGGTAAGCTACAGGAAGAAATAGCTGAAACTCCAAGACAGGTACAAAGATGTTTGGATTGGGCTAAGGGGAGGGGGACTGTGATGTTAGAGATTTTAAGCCAAAGCTAGACTGTGTATTGACATGAGACCCTCATTGATGGATTTTAGATTTGCTATTTTAAGTGGGGTTTGTTGGAAGTTTAGTATGCAACTGCACTTAAATGCATATATGTCTTTGGTTAAAATGGTTATTTGTGGTTATTTGGTAGTCCAGCTTTGCTGTTCACTTTGGGTTCAGGGTATGTGCTTTGCAGTTGAAGGAATTTTAGAATCTATGGGCTTTCATCTTGGCTTCATCTGAAAGCCACAGGAAAAGCCCTCATTCTTTCTCATGCTGTGCCTCAGTTAGCCAACAAGCATTTCTTATATCTATGACTTGCCATTAAGGTATGTGAGGAGAAGAGAATTTTGTTGATAAAACCCAagaagtatattttctttttaaacagcaTTGCTCATTTGTTTACATTATATGATGAACCTTTTTCCTACGTTTTATATGTCACAGCCATATTACTGATCTTTAAGCTCCTCTAAGAATAATATATAGAACATATTTGTAAACCTTCATGAGAGTTAAGCTTAGAAAAACTGTATAGGATTGCTTGTTTTTGTCAAAAGTCTTAGTTCTCCATGTTCCAAATTTGCCATAAACAAAAGTAATTTAGCCCTAAGCCTTGTTATTTCCATTCACGATCTCTGATATACATCACTAGCCCTTTGCCCCTTAGCTAATCTACTTGCTTCAGGCTTTCTACACAAAATAGGGTTTTCAtggctctgtatttttttttttacaaaggtaAAGCTGTGACTCTGTCACTCCCTGCCTAAACCCCTATAGTAGTGCCCTATTGCCTAGAGAAAAAAgtctctatctttaacatggtgTTATAGGGCCTTTCATGATTTATCTTCTCCCAACTTCTGCATATTGCTTTAAGTAGATAACaatctttcttccattttttttcctttgcacaagccattatctctctgtctttgtctcgtTGCCCCCACACCCCCATCTCCAGGCAGACTTAGATATTTTCTCCTGTATATTCTcacagtattttttctttataCCTTTGCCAGCTGACATACCAAAAGATTTTGCAAACTGTTGCTAACCTGTGTATGTCCTTCACTGCATTATTGAATCTTTTATGAAGGGAGCAGTACTCTCTTGTTCACCCCCTGAATATTTAGTACCTGGTTTAAAGTAGACAATTAATTCAGATTTCTCTTTAATacagattattttcttttaatgagtCACTGAAAGAACAAGAGTACCAGAGGATGTGATAAAAGATGCTTATGTGGGGTCTAGACTGAGGGATGTGCAGTGTCATTTATGGCTATTGAGGAAGGCCATATAAAACACCTTTGCCATTATATTAAGACAAATTTCACGGTGATTGCTAATTCTGTATAGAATTAGGAGATGAAGTTTGTTTTCATAAAAGTTGACTTTCCCCCCAAGAAATGAAGTATTTCAggtttaaaaaatgagaaaaactaccaacaaacaaaatcctgCCACTAAAGACTATTTGTTAGaattttggtgtgtttctttcaGTGTTTTATGCATGTTTTTCTTCACATACAAGTAATCATAATTTCTGTATTTTGTATTTGCTCTTGAAAACATCtttataaacatacatgtatgGTTGCATTTTTTTCATACTAGTTATTACATAACTATGTAAGTAATCTTGTTTgtgggctttctctctctctctctctctctctctctctctctccctcccttcctccctccctcttccctcctttccttccttccttccttccttccttccttccttccctttttcccttcttcccttattTCTTTTTAGTGGATGTCTCATTTGTATGTGATGTTTCCTGTTTGTAGCAAGATTTCATTAGGATAGATTCCTAGAAGGGGAATTACTAGGTCAAAAGGCCTGGGGACAAATTTTGGCTCCAGATCCATGTGTCCAGCTTGTCTTTTGAAAGAGTTATTTAAATTTACAGTGCCCATTATCTTGGATAGATGCCTCCTTTTTACCTAACTCAGATAGCTTAGAGCATCatcatgaaagaaaagaaaaaatttttatcAGGGTTgtaattaattaatagaaaatattatGTCTTATTGTTGTATcaaactgggtttttttttaaaatataaggttgcttattattttttaaaaactattttccttaatttttgttagtttctctctctcttttctggacTATCTACtcagagctgttttttttttttttaagttggttttcttttcttttcccctgaaTATTCAACACAGAGGCAGCTCAGCTTGAGGGTGAAGCCAcctcccagttttccctccctctttacCCCCCTCCCTATAGTTCCTTCCACCAGGTCCAGTCAGTGACAGTTGGATGATGCAGTCTTGATAATCATCCTATTCCAGAATGGGTGGCTGCATTCCTTTTCTAAAGGCAATAAGGACACGATGTCCCATAATCATCccctttttgctgttgttgtctgCCTTCATTTTTTTAGTGAGCGTCCTGGGAGGAGCCCCAGGACAGAACTCAGACCGCAGCATGGACATGGTATCCATTCACAGCCTCTCTGAGCTGGAGCGCCTGAAGCTGCAAGAGACTGCTTACCACGAACTCGTGGCCAGACATTTCCTCTCTGAATTCAAGCCGGACAGAGGTGAGCTATATCCGGAGTGTGGAGTCCTCGCATTTGGGCGAGTAGACCCCCCGGGCGGAGTGGGGCAGATTGAAAGTCTAGGAGAGGAAGAGGGTGTCATTACTGCTCTCAGAACGGGACCAGTCTCCTGGTGTCCTGGGATCGGAGGAAGGCAGGAGTTGAATACTGTTGTTAAATTTCAGAGAAGGTAAAATTAGTTGAGTTGAGTCGAAGCCTGGGGTTTTGAGGGAACGGTAAGCCCGGTAGGAGCGAGGACAGGTGAAGAAACGGGCTCACCAGGTGTGGTGGGAGAATCGGGCAAAGAGGGACCAAGGCTCAAAGGGACACTCTAAAAGAGGACCGGGACAGGAAGAGACTGCGCGgttgagagagatagagacagcgagaaagaggcagagagacacgCGCCAATCCGGGCAAAGAGCGGGCTAGAGGTGCGGGCTTGAGGTTTGGCAGTGGGAGGTGCGCTCCGAGCGCAACCCAGCCCTGCTGGCTGCGGGGACCAGGCACAGGACAGGGTTCCAGCGCTTCGGGAGACCTCAGGGGTTTGCGCACAGATTTGGCTGCGGGCTCTACGGGAGGTGGGGGATGTTCGCGTTGCTCGAGGGGCGCTCCCTTTAAACTGGGAAGTGCAAGGGTAGGAACCAGGACCGTCAGGCGCGCACCCCTGGTGCAGCCTGAACTGAGCAAAGCAAAGAGCAAGGAGACCCCCCGCTAGCAATCACCACTGCGGGGTTTGGCGCCGAGACACAGCCAGGTGTCGCCGATTCTCTCACCGCAGCAAAGGGAGCAAAGGCAAAAACGCGCGTGAGCGCTTCCGCAGTAACTTGGCGACCCTCACCCGTGGTGGCGCTGCAGGCAGAGCCCCTCCCCTCGCCTGTTGCATGATCGGAGGCGCCTCTGagctttttaatttatgttttaagtGTGCTGAGCAATTACTGGTTCATAGTAAGATGCGTCTGGCGCATTAAACTGCTTAGGCTAAATTCTTGGAACCTTGCACGTGCTAGGTGGGGCTAGTCTTGTTGtcagatagggaaactgaggctgggcgAAAAtgaacattgtttttttttggggggggctgcACACagcgcccctccccctcccgtgGCTACATATCAATGTAATGTTTCAGTTACTTCTCAATTCCttatgtatgtgaatgcatatgtctttttcttttcttcttctatagcTCTACCCACTGACCGTCCAAACACCCTGGAGAAGTGGTTTTTGATGCTGAGAGGACAAGACAGGGgtgagtgctctctctctctgctctctctctctctctctctctctctggaaaagAAAATGCAACCTCCTTTCTGGTAGTGTAGCCCTGGATACTGGAAATGTCCAATGTTTATTGCCCCTGAAGACTCTTCGCTCTCCCTCCCAGAACCCCCCACCAGGGGTTTATATCAGGAAATGGAAGAATAGCTGCTGGCTCTTTTGTTGGTCCTCTCAGACCTGCCTTAGCTTTCCTGTGGACACGCCACAGgcagatgaatttgaagaaatCTTGCTCATTTCTACAAGGTGTTCCTGCACTGGCAAGACGTAGGGTAGGCAGGGTTGAAACCTTGAGCCACATCTGGTAGTTGAGTGACACTGAGTGATTTTTACCTAACCATTTCAGGGTCCCGCTCCCCGGGGGAGGGGGTGCTGCGGGTCTGGGGGAGTGGGATCCATTGTGGACCGATTGCTTAGAAGAGTGCTATAAACCCATGCCGTTCCCCCTAATATAAGTGCTGCAGGTCTTTGAAATTTCTCATTTTTCCCTAGCTGCATCACTCAAGACCTTTGGCATCCGCCTGGAAGAGGTACTGGTGAACGAGCTTACCCGTCGCAAGCAGCGTGAACTGACACCCACGATGCAGGTTGAAGATATCAACGGTTCTACTGGTCGTCGTCGTCGGGGAAACGTGGTGCAAAGAATGCTTGGACGCATGAGGCGCTTTTTCAGTCGCAGGAGGAATGAGCCCACCCTGCCTAGAGAGTTCACTCGCCGTGGACGTCGAGTGAGTTCAGTCTTAGAGGTTTCAGGCATGGACCCTCAGTGGAAAGGGGTCAAGGCCTGTGTCCTTATGGTGTGGGGGCTTGTCTTGCCACAGAGAAACTGTCAAGTTTTGCATGTCACTCAGCAACCACTTAGGAGTGTCCCAGTGGTTGTTCCCTCTCCTTCATTTCAAGCTAGTCTGGCTTTCCCCCACAGGGTGCAGTTTCTGCAGATAGCGCAGATGAACTGGAGAACGGAGCCCTGCTGCTGCAGATCCTGCAGCTCTCCCAGCTTTCATCGCCTATTGGACAGCGGCTTCTGGGATCCAAGAGGAAGATGAGCCTCAACCCAATTGCTCAACAAATCCCTCAGATTGTTGAGACTTGTTGCAAATTCATTGAGAAACATGGTAAGGAAGCCATAAATGGTTAAATCAAGGGAGGAGTcaactaaaggaaaaagaaaagaacaaaaacggaagaatgttctagaaaaggagagaaagaagttaTGGAATGGAAGCTTTGAGTAGCATTCTCCTGATAATTCCATTGAAAGCTGGGATGCAGATGCTTAGGGAGAACAAGGGAAACAtaattggggagcaggggtcaTGAGGATGCTCATGATCTCTGGTCTTTTCTTTCAGGCTTAAGCTCAGTGGGGATTTTCACCATTGAATACTCTCTGCGGAGGGTGCTTGAGGTAAACTGTTTCTATTTACATCTTTGTTCTTTAGGTAAGGaaaggaagataaaaataaaggCTCTCTGATACACATAGGGTAGTGTCATgattgacagtgtgtgtgtgtgtgtgtgtgtgtgtgtgtgttgggggggggctaAGGTCTTCTTTATAGACCCTTAGATATACTATATAGCCAACTATCTTTACTGAAGCCTGTCATTTCTTGAAGAACTGTTCAAGATCCAGCCTATGATGGACAAGGAAGACATTTCACATCTTCTTTCCCCTCATTTAGCTCCGTGAGTTATTTGACAAAGGCCTGGATATTGTACTGGATGACAGTGTGAATGTCCATGATGTGGCTGAGCTCCTCAAGGAGTTTTTTCGTGAGATGAAGGACCCTCTGCTGCCTGATGATCTGTACATGTCCTTCCTCCTGACTGCAAGTGAGTTTTCTGCCCTCCATTGTTGGagcaagggaaaaaaaacatacaaatgtgGGGAACATAATGAAAGAGCTCAGGCTAGAGATTCCCCATGaacaaaaaaatatgaaatatatcttTCTAGACTACACCGTCATTATttgttaatgaaaataaaaacatcaataaAACCTTCTCCCGGTTGCTTTTTTGTGTCTCTTGCTGTTCCCTTATAAATCTGTTGCTTGGAAATTTCTCTTAAGCTTCTGGAAGCTCTTTGCCCTTAGGGCTAAGAAGAACCCAGACTATAGAGATTTAATTTTGAGGTTGAGGAGGGCACTTTCTGCTTTCAAAGACCCTGATCTCAGTCAGATGTTTTGTGAGGAAGCAAAAGAATGTTGCCTGGGTACTTTTTCCAGTCACTAGCAGCCATGaagcagaaatatttttcttttgatatcAGGTTGCTGCCAAGGCTAGCCCTCTGAGCCAgtcccattttccttcttctagCTCTGAAGCCCAAGGATCAGGTTTCTGCCCTGCAGCTTCTGGTTTATCTGATGCCACCTTGCCACAGTGATACTCTCGAACGTCTGCTGAAGGCTCTGCATAAAATCACTGAGAACTGTGAAGACTCCATTGGCGTTGATGGACAGCTGGTAAAAAATTGTGGGAAAGGATAGTGAAAATAAGATGGTTGTCAACTGGGTAAAGAGAGAAAAATCCAACAATAAAAAGATTATACATCTATTTCCATAGCTTCTAGTACCCCCTCAAGGTTGATCACACTTTTTTACCTAGGTTCCAGGTAACCGAATGACTTCCACCAACTTGGCTTTGGTGTTTGGAACTGCTCTCCTGAAGAAGGGGAAGTTGGCCAACAAGGAATCCAGGAAGACTAAACTGGGGATTGATCACTATGTTGCATCTGTCAATGTTGTCCGTGCCATGATTGATAACTGGGACATCCTCTTCCAGGTAAGTAGGAATTTTTGAATACACTTACTCCACACATTCACAAAATAAGGGAGAGTTTCATGTGGATAACCAAGACTAGAAAACCCTCCATTTGCTGATCACAGTGCCTTCAGTcctgaatacctaataaagatCAGTATAAATAAAAAGGGATATGCAATTAAGATTGCTACTTTTACTTTCAGGTGCCCCCCCATATTCAGAAGGAGGTTGCTAAGCGTGTGTGGAAGTCCAGCCCTGAAGCCCTGGATTTTATCAGACGCCGGAATCTGAGGAAGATCCAGTGAGTAGTTTTAACTTCCTGGCTTGCTTATGTTTAACCTATAGGGCTTATAGTGTCACACTATCTTGATATTAACAAAATTTGTGCAAACCtactaacttcatttttttttttctcattcaggAGTGCTCGCATAAAGATGGAAGAGGATGCTTTACTTTCTGATCCAGTGGAAAACTCTGCTGAAGCCCAGGCTGCTATCCTTGCTCAGAGCCAGCCCTTTGATGAAGGTC
Encoded here:
- the Arhgap36 gene encoding rho GTPase-activating protein 36 isoform X1, yielding MGGCIPFLKAIRTRCPIIIPFLLLLSAFIFLVSVLGGAPGQNSDRSMDMVSIHSLSELERLKLQETAYHELVARHFLSEFKPDRALPTDRPNTLEKWFLMLRGQDRAASLKTFGIRLEEVLVNELTRRKQRELTPTMQVEDINGSTGRRRRGNVVQRMLGRMRRFFSRRRNEPTLPREFTRRGRRGAVSADSADELENGALLLQILQLSQLSSPIGQRLLGSKRKMSLNPIAQQIPQIVETCCKFIEKHGLSSVGIFTIEYSLRRVLELRELFDKGLDIVLDDSVNVHDVAELLKEFFREMKDPLLPDDLYMSFLLTATLKPKDQVSALQLLVYLMPPCHSDTLERLLKALHKITENCEDSIGVDGQLVPGNRMTSTNLALVFGTALLKKGKLANKESRKTKLGIDHYVASVNVVRAMIDNWDILFQVPPHIQKEVAKRVWKSSPEALDFIRRRNLRKIQSARIKMEEDALLSDPVENSAEAQAAILAQSQPFDEDPEGAPDVHEVLNDNLNYDFEDESDFEDQDHLDLAEVPYLDVIPNNEDTDSDADVIPGPSEEPAVPASTAGSPDKEEGAAGNPPNADRPLPRVPQGKKGKFATRFFP
- the Arhgap36 gene encoding rho GTPase-activating protein 36 isoform 2 (isoform 2 is encoded by transcript variant 2) yields the protein MKLVSVLGGAPGQNSDRSMDMVSIHSLSELERLKLQETAYHELVARHFLSEFKPDRALPTDRPNTLEKWFLMLRGQDRAASLKTFGIRLEEVLVNELTRRKQRELTPTMQVEDINGSTGRRRRGNVVQRMLGRMRRFFSRRRNEPTLPREFTRRGRRGAVSADSADELENGALLLQILQLSQLSSPIGQRLLGSKRKMSLNPIAQQIPQIVETCCKFIEKHGLSSVGIFTIEYSLRRVLELRELFDKGLDIVLDDSVNVHDVAELLKEFFREMKDPLLPDDLYMSFLLTATLKPKDQVSALQLLVYLMPPCHSDTLERLLKALHKITENCEDSIGVDGQLVPGNRMTSTNLALVFGTALLKKGKLANKESRKTKLGIDHYVASVNVVRAMIDNWDILFQVPPHIQKEVAKRVWKSSPEALDFIRRRNLRKIQSARIKMEEDALLSDPVENSAEAQAAILAQSQPFDEDPEGAPDVHEVLNDNLNYDFEDESDFEDQDHLDLAEVPYLDVIPNNEDTDSDADVIPGPSEEPAVPASTAGSPDKEEGAAGNPPNADRPLPRVPQGKKGKFATRFFP
- the Arhgap36 gene encoding rho GTPase-activating protein 36 isoform 1 (isoform 1 is encoded by transcript variant 1), producing the protein MAWMLDCLFASAFEPRPRRVSVLGGAPGQNSDRSMDMVSIHSLSELERLKLQETAYHELVARHFLSEFKPDRALPTDRPNTLEKWFLMLRGQDRAASLKTFGIRLEEVLVNELTRRKQRELTPTMQVEDINGSTGRRRRGNVVQRMLGRMRRFFSRRRNEPTLPREFTRRGRRGAVSADSADELENGALLLQILQLSQLSSPIGQRLLGSKRKMSLNPIAQQIPQIVETCCKFIEKHGLSSVGIFTIEYSLRRVLELRELFDKGLDIVLDDSVNVHDVAELLKEFFREMKDPLLPDDLYMSFLLTATLKPKDQVSALQLLVYLMPPCHSDTLERLLKALHKITENCEDSIGVDGQLVPGNRMTSTNLALVFGTALLKKGKLANKESRKTKLGIDHYVASVNVVRAMIDNWDILFQVPPHIQKEVAKRVWKSSPEALDFIRRRNLRKIQSARIKMEEDALLSDPVENSAEAQAAILAQSQPFDEDPEGAPDVHEVLNDNLNYDFEDESDFEDQDHLDLAEVPYLDVIPNNEDTDSDADVIPGPSEEPAVPASTAGSPDKEEGAAGNPPNADRPLPRVPQGKKGKFATRFFP
- the Arhgap36 gene encoding rho GTPase-activating protein 36 isoform X2, producing MDMVSIHSLSELERLKLQETAYHELVARHFLSEFKPDRALPTDRPNTLEKWFLMLRGQDRAASLKTFGIRLEEVLVNELTRRKQRELTPTMQVEDINGSTGRRRRGNVVQRMLGRMRRFFSRRRNEPTLPREFTRRGRRGAVSADSADELENGALLLQILQLSQLSSPIGQRLLGSKRKMSLNPIAQQIPQIVETCCKFIEKHGLSSVGIFTIEYSLRRVLELRELFDKGLDIVLDDSVNVHDVAELLKEFFREMKDPLLPDDLYMSFLLTATLKPKDQVSALQLLVYLMPPCHSDTLERLLKALHKITENCEDSIGVDGQLVPGNRMTSTNLALVFGTALLKKGKLANKESRKTKLGIDHYVASVNVVRAMIDNWDILFQVPPHIQKEVAKRVWKSSPEALDFIRRRNLRKIQSARIKMEEDALLSDPVENSAEAQAAILAQSQPFDEDPEGAPDVHEVLNDNLNYDFEDESDFEDQDHLDLAEVPYLDVIPNNEDTDSDADVIPGPSEEPAVPASTAGSPDKEEGAAGNPPNADRPLPRVPQGKKGKFATRFFP
- the Arhgap36 gene encoding rho GTPase-activating protein 36 isoform X3; the encoded protein is MLRGQDRAASLKTFGIRLEEVLVNELTRRKQRELTPTMQVEDINGSTGRRRRGNVVQRMLGRMRRFFSRRRNEPTLPREFTRRGRRGAVSADSADELENGALLLQILQLSQLSSPIGQRLLGSKRKMSLNPIAQQIPQIVETCCKFIEKHGLSSVGIFTIEYSLRRVLELRELFDKGLDIVLDDSVNVHDVAELLKEFFREMKDPLLPDDLYMSFLLTATLKPKDQVSALQLLVYLMPPCHSDTLERLLKALHKITENCEDSIGVDGQLVPGNRMTSTNLALVFGTALLKKGKLANKESRKTKLGIDHYVASVNVVRAMIDNWDILFQVPPHIQKEVAKRVWKSSPEALDFIRRRNLRKIQSARIKMEEDALLSDPVENSAEAQAAILAQSQPFDEDPEGAPDVHEVLNDNLNYDFEDESDFEDQDHLDLAEVPYLDVIPNNEDTDSDADVIPGPSEEPAVPASTAGSPDKEEGAAGNPPNADRPLPRVPQGKKGKFATRFFP